Genomic window (Salvelinus alpinus chromosome 26, SLU_Salpinus.1, whole genome shotgun sequence):
TGTGCAGGACTCTCTGGACGGACCGGCCACAGTCTTCTTTGACCCAAACACACTGTCTGCggatgggactgtagccttgaaGAGTGAGCTGATTACTGTAACACAACGTTttatagtgtgtttgtgtgtatgtctcAACCCTGAGTCCTCacaattcctcctcctctcttgtcAAGCAATTGACATTTCTATTCTGTTATTAGATTTTATCGCTGTGACAAAGGTGGAGTATATTACTAATTAACACAAATGATAGGCCCACTTTACATGATACATCACACAATGTAATATCTATTTTttccttttcctctctccttgcctcgctctccttctcctttCAGTGGGGCGCTTGTCAGAGGAGTGCGAGTACTTTGCGTATGGCCTGAGCTCCGGTGGCTCCGACTGGGTGACGGTGTACTTCCTGAAGGCTGATGACCTCGTGACGCTGCCTGATGTCCTGGACAGGGTGAAGTTCAGCTGCCTGGCCTGGACCCACGATGCCCGTGGGGTGTTTTATAATTGTTACCCCCGGCAGGACGGCAAGGCtgatggtgagacacacacacacacacacatgaaatctactgtatacagtacaacatagtatacagtgcattcagaaagtattcagacatctTGACTTTTtgcactttgttacgttacagccttattctaaaatgtattaaatagtttttcctgaTCACTCCTCTGACAAGCGccccacacaataccccataatgacaaagcaaaaattgaaatatcacttttacataggaattcagaccctttactcaatactttgttgaagcacctttggcagtgattacagccttgagtcttcttgggtatgacgctacaagcttggcacacctgtatttggggagttgctcccattcttctctgcagatcctctcaagctctgtcaggtttttccagagatgttcaatcgggttcaagtccgggctctggctgggccactcaaggacattcagagacttgtcccgaagccacctccggcgttgtcttggctgtgtgcttagagtcattgtcctgttggaaggtgaaccttcgccccagtctgaggtcctgagcgctctggagcaggttttcatcaaggatctctctgtaccttgctccgttcatctttccctcgatccggactagtctccctgtccctgcctctgaaaaacattcccacagcatgatgccgccaccaccaccatgcttcaccctaggaataatgccaggtttcctccagacgtgtcgcttggcattcagaccaaagagttcaatcttggtttcatcagatcgttgtccttcttgaaggttctcccatctccacagaggaactctagagctctgtcagagaaaccattgggttcttgttcacttccctgaccaaggcccttctcccccaactgctcagtttggccgggcggccagctctaggaagactcttggtggttccaaacttcttccatttaagaatgatggaggccactgtcttcttggggaccttcaatgctgcagcgattttttggtacccttccccagatctgtgcctcttatacgatcctgtctcggagctcaatggacaattccttcgacttcatggcttatCTTTTTCtttgacatgcattgtcaactgtgggacctttttatatagacaggtgtgtgcctttccaaatcatgcccaatcaattgaatttaccacaggtggtctccaagttgtagaaagaaACATCGTAAGAATGATCAttcgaaacaggatgcacctgagctcaatttcgagtctgaaAACAAAGGGCCTGAATAGTTATGTCAATAATTCGTTTtttacatttaatacatttgcaaacatttcttaaaacctgttttcactttgccattattgggtattgtgtgtagattgatgaggatttttttttttttttacccattttagaataaagctgtaacgtaacaaaatgtgcaaaaagggaaggggtctgaatactttctgaatgcactgaacCTACTGTACAAGTGCACAGACACGTTGAAAAACACACAGCTTTCTGCATTGCTCCACAGGCACAGAGACCACATCCAACCTCAATCAGAAACTCTACTACCATGTGATCGGCACCAACCAATCAGAGGACATCCTGGTGGCTGAGTTTCCTGACCATCCAAAATGGCACAGTGGAGTAACAGTGAGTCTAAAGAGAATGTTTTTTCTTTACATTTCTCACCTGTTGTCCACCACATTCTCCATATGAATCTACTGCTGGTACACTGTCACTCTTTTTCTCATCTCCCTCACTTCTCTCCTCCACCTTGTTTGACTCTTTCTCAATCCCGGATCGATCTTTTGATCTCAGTTTGTAAGTAATGACTTGCATTGTTAATGTAGGGATAGCATCAGCTAGTAGTAAAGTGTCAAATCATTTGTATTTCTCACTCACCCTCCTTGTCCCCCTCTCTCACAatcttactctctctgtctctccatcttcctTCTCTTCAGGTGTCGGATGACGGCAGGTATGCAGTGCTCAACATCACAGAGGGCTGTGAGCCAGTCAACCAGCTGTGGTACTGTGACCTGGAGAAGCTACTCAATGGCATCACAGGTCTGTCCCTACCATTTTAATCAGACCCTGTATGAATACCTGACATCATAGGTCTCAATACTAGCTCTCATTGTCCTGTACAGATGCAGTCAAATATATTTGCACGATTCACTATTTCttccaaaataaatgtaaaacatttGGTATTTGATTTCCAACTGCACAGGACCAAGAAAAATAAATCAAAACTGAATGAGATTTTTCACTTCAAAGTAAAAACTGGCCTGTACTAAATTATTCACAAGTTAATGTGGTTGGAGGAAAGGGATTGTCATTTACTCGTACTTTATCTCACCTGTGGTAAGTTTCCTACAGGGTAAATATAGCCATTCAACTACATTCTGCTCCATTGCACTCACTTGTATATTGCATGTGTGCCAATATATTTGACTGCATCTGTACTTATAGGCCTGCTGCCTTGGGTGAAGCTGGTGGATAACTTTGAGGCGCAGTACTCTTACATCACCAACGAGGGTAGTGTGTTCACCTTCCGCACCAACCTGGATGCCCCTCGCTACTGCCTGATCAACATTGACCTGGAGAAACCAAACAAGGAGCACTGGAGGACCCTTCTACCCCAGCACGACAAGGACGTCCTGGGTAAGAGAAACCTGAGCAGTGGTATCCAACCCTGGTTCTGGAGAGCTACAGAGTGTAGCTGATTTTGGATTTTGTTCCAGCCCACCACTAAAACAACTGATATGACCTAATGACCTAATCATGATGATGGGGATAAGCCAAATGTGTTTTTCGTGTTGGGCTGAAACTAAAATGTGAGTTTCTGTGTGAgtatccaggaacagggttggagaccgCTGGACTAAAGGAGCTAAAATAAGTTTAGTATGGTCAGGCTACTTGCCAAGTTTCACTTTTTAGATTTGAATGTGTATGTGTCAGTCTATCAACCACAGTGAGTGGGAACTTCTTGGTCTTGGTTAACCCACTTTCGTCATAGCATGCAACTTTGCAAGTACGGGAACTTTGTCTCAATGAATCACGTTTTAAATCTAACACCTGCAAGATGTTTGTGACGTAGCAAGCAATTTTGTCAGCCCTAGTTCATAAGATACTTCCAGGCATTGTAAGAGCTGGCACGCGTCTTCAATGTAGTCGGGCAGGAACATGTCATATGTGAGTTACTTCTCATTTAAAGTTTATCCCTTTTACATACCACAAGGATGTTCTTCACCAAACCATATTGGTACCATATTGACTAATATCATTAGAGCAGTGGTGTGTCATCTGCCTATCATTCTGTTAGCTGAGAGATTTTAATCAGGACTGGAAGTGGGGCCACAGATGTTTACTGCCGTATCTGTGGTTGAGGGTGAGCTTTGGAGGTTTTAGGAGGTTATACCAGGTGGTTTGCGATGTATGCTCAGTGTATTAAGGGCCGTGGgtgtgtggctctctctctctctctctctccattcctagaacaatacacacacatgagTATAATGTTAACAGCATGTGCTGTACACACGCACACTCTTGGAAATCAGCAAATTCAAGCTACATTATTGACATTTGTTCTATTTATACTCGACTTGACTGACTAGCATTGCACTTCTTCATTTTGGTTGAACTCCCTATACTAGAATATCCGGTGTAGTTGCTGTATCTTAGACAAAGTCCATTTGAGAGGGGAAAGGAGTTAACAGGAAGTCTGTGTCCCATGCTGTACTACAGTTACGGAAAGCAGACTGCCGTCTATTGGACAAGAGAAAGAACAGCCTGTGAAGAATACCTAACACAGTATACTTCAACATTgtaaaacaaaacagaaattgCATCCCCCTTGCAATAATTTTCCATGAAATTGGATCCTATATATGTCAGGTTATTGGTGCGTTATGCCTTCCTTATAATCCAAAGCCAGTTTCATTATTTAGCTGCCAATGGTTCAAGTTTTAAACAGAAATAACCGATTCTAGACGTGTTGATATGCTCAGAAGGAACCCAAGTAGGCTACATGTAAGAATTCTCTGTCTTGCTTATAGGCTCCGTGGCCTGTGTGAACCAGCTCCACCTGCTGGTCAACTATGTCCACGACGTGAAGGACATCCTGCAGTTGTATGAGCTGTCCACTGGTGGTCTGGTCAGAGATCTGCCTCTGGACGTGGGCACTGTGGTGGGCCTCAGCTGTAAGAAGAAACACTCTGACTTCTTCTACAAGTTCACCTCCTTCACCACGCCAGGTACTGGACTGTCTCCTAGGGGATACTCAACTTATTTTGTGGTGTTAGACATGAAAAGGATATGGGATTTTCATTGGCATAACCTGAGGTGTTTACACCTCCTTGCCTTTTCACTTAATTATGATTCATTAGGGTTAATATTCACACTGTTAGTATGGAGTGGCTTACATTCAACACAAAGGAAGACTAGCTTTCAATACTACGGTTTGGGTGCCCTCCCTGCCAACGTCCTTATTATCTATAACCTTTGACCTCTCCAGGACCTCTAACCCCTATGTGTCGTGTCCCTCCCAGGTGTGATCTACCACTGTGACCTGAGCCAGGCGTCTCCAGAACCCACAGTGTTCAGACAGGTGGATGTGAAGGGTATCCAACAGGAGGACTATGAAACCAACCAGGTAAGACAACAGCAGATTACAACTACTTACAGTAACAACTTAACAGTATCTTGACACTCTCAGTATGACAACattgctgtgtgtttcaggtgttttACCCCAGTAAGGATGGAACTAAAATCCCCATGTTCCTGGTGCACGCCCGGGGTCTTAAGAAGGACGGATCACATCCTGTCTTCCTGTACGGATACGGAGGCTTTGAGCACTCTATCCAACCATACTACAAGTTAGTATCACAACGCATGGACCTCCAACAGAACATTATGTACATTTCCCCTCCAGGAATTCACAAGTATAGAATTCATCCAAGTGACCTGTATTCTGAGTCGGTGTGATTTGAGTGACACCTGTCCATCACCCCtcccctcgctgtctctctcgctctgtcaggGTTCCGTACCTGCTGTTTGTCAGACACCTGGGGGGAATCCTGGCTGTAGCCAacatcagaggaggaggggagtacgGACAGACCTGGCACAAAGGTACTGTATCTTCCCCACCTAAAGACGCATAGAAATAGGTTAAATACAGCAACAGTATGTTAAACCTACGGACTGTGATTCGCTAGTTTTATATTCACTAGCACAGCTTTCCACTGTTTTGCCTTCACCTGTtatgcttgggggggggggggggggatacgaTGAGCAATGGAAACTAGCAATGGAAACTTGTAGCTATGACTATTGATACTCGGACCCAGTCTCTCTGTAACTCAGTTGtcagagcatggcacttgcatgGCCAGGATAGTGcgtaaaagtgtctgctaaatggcatgttATCTATGGACTATGGCAGTATCCCGTCTAGAGTTGAATTCCTTCTTCTGTCTAGGTGGTGCCCTGGGGAACAAGCAGAATTGCTTTGATGACTTCCGGTGTGCAGCAGAGTATCTGATCCAGGAGAACTACACCACAGCCAGCCGCATAGCCATCAACGGCGCCTCCAACGGGGGACTGCTCGTAGGTATGGAGAGGGGATGGCGTTTAAGGCCATCTTTCTAAATGGTCTCCTAGTTCGGTCAATCATAACCGCATtctctttaaatgttttatatctTCAGTGTAATTGTTAATGTAAAGTCCATCAAATAGTATTTATCTACTTAGCTGCAATTAATTCAGTGATTAGACAGCACATTaaacagtagttagctacatcaTTTAAAAAGACCGCCAACCATATTGCATTGTACAAATCCAACTGAAGAGTACTTCCTTATTTTAAGTGGCTATTTAGGAAAGATTGGATGttgctgtagtgtgtgtgtgtgtgtgtgtgtgtgtgtgtgtgtgtgtgtgtgtgtgtgtgtgtgtgtgtgtgcgtgtgtgtgcttgtcaAAGAGTGAGTCGGGTATGTTTAAGTGTAagacaggtctctctctctctcacgaaaCGCATCGAGAACCTCACAGCCGATAGACTGCCGATAGGTATTTAATCACACCTGTTCCTTCTCTTGCAAGAACAAAAGCGGTACCTGTTGCATGCCGACCCGGTGGTGATGAACTTACCGATTGCTTGTCAGTGGCAAACAACTtcactttgagccaatcagagagcacaaACCCCCACTTGGAGgtttttatttaattaaaaaaataataatagggATTTTTTTCGTATGTATGAGCCAGTCAcactgttcagaggtgctaagtactgtcGGCAGGCAAACGTTTTACTATCCTACTGGTGTCTATGGCCATTTAGGAAAGATtggatgttggtgtgtgtgtgtgtgtacttgccaAAGAGTGAGTCGGGTATGTTTTAGAAGTGTCATTAATCATATAACAAGTGTAAGAcatgtctttctatctctctctctcacacacacacacactttcaaacCCAGCGGCGTGTGTGAATCAGTGTCCAGACCTGTTTGGCTGTGCTGTGGCTAAGGTTGGGGTGATGGACATGCTCAAGTTCCACAAGTTTACCATCGGCCACGCCTGGACCACTGACTACGGCTGTGCAGACCACCCTGAGCAGTTCAAATGGCTCATCAAGTAAGTCTGGCATActcaaatcacacacacacactaaacatacaacaCATACTGAACATAAACACAAATGCATTGGACGCCACATTGTAGCTCTGCATGTAATTTGTACAATAAATATTTGGTAGaactcaattctctctctctccctccactcaccCTCAGATACTCCCCTCTCCAcaacctcccccctccccctcacatTGGCGCTGCCTACCCTGCCATGCTCCTACTGACTGGTGACCATGACGACCGGGTGGTGCCCCTCCACACCCTGAAGTACTGTGCCACACTGCAGCACGGTGTGGGCAACAGCCCCGGGCAGGCCCAGCCTCTTATGGTCCGGGTAGACACCCGCAGTGGGCACGGGGCAGGAAAGCCTACCACTAAGGCAATCCTGGAGGATACGCACATCTTCTCATTCATCGCTCAGACACTGGGGCTGagctggagagagtgaggaggaagagaggggagtgaagagctagagcagtggtcaccaaccttttctgagtcaagatcactttcgtagtcaaaaagcaagccgagatctacctcagatttaaaaaaaaaaaaaacatgacttaaaaattgaacattaacctaataaaaacagttctgtaggaatgaggtttgtgcagtaggcctaatacattatcactgcatattggctatatgcctggcctgccaatattgttcttctcagaccatattatatattttttaaactcaagctgtaacggcagccttcctcttcgtctgaagaggaggtgtagcagggatcggaccaagacgcagcgtagctcgtgttcaacatgattttaatcAACAACAcgaaaacgtgaacacttacaaaataacaaaataacaaacgtggcttaccgatacagccctatctggtgcagagaaaacacagagacaggaaacaaccacccacaatccccaacacaaaacaagccacctatatatgattcccaatcagagacaacacaaaacatctgcctctgagaaccatattaggccaaacatagaaacagacaaactagacacacaacatagaatgcccacccagctcacatcctgaccaacactaaaacaagcaaaacacacaagaactatggtcagaacgtgacagtacccccctcctgaggtgtggactccgaacgcaccccctaaaactctaggggagggtctgggtgggcatctgtccgtggtggcggctccagcgcaggacgaggccaccactccaccattgtctttgtccccctccttagcgtcctttgagtggcgaccttcgcccccgaccctggtctaggaaccttcaccaaggtccccactagattgaggagacagctcaggacagagaggtagctcaggacagagaggtagctcaggacagagaggtagctccggactgaagggcagctccggacagagaggcagctccggacagagaggcagctccggacagagaggcagctctggactgaatggcagctccgggctgaggggcagctccgggctgaggggcagctccgggctgaggggcagctccgggctgaggggcagctcatgactggagggcagctccagtctcatgactggagggctgctcatgactggagggaggctcatgactggagggcggctcatgactggagggcggctctggcagctcctgactggcgggcggctctggcagctcctgactggcgggcggctctggcagctcctgactggcgggcggctctggcggctcctgggatcggaccaagacgcagcgtagctcgtgttcaacatgattttaatcAACAACAcgaaaacgtgaacacttacaaaataacaaacgtggcttaccgatacagccctatctggtgcagagaaaacacagagacaggaaacaaccacccacaatccccaacacaaaacaagccacctatatatgattcccaatcagagacaacacaaaacatctgcctctgattgagaaccatattaggccaaacatagaaacagacaaactagacacacaacatagaatgcccacccagctcacgccctgaccaacactaaaacaagcaaaacacacaagaactatggtcagaacgtgacacaagcTTTGATAATAGAATAGGTCAGTTGGTGTAGCACTTGCTAGGCAAAGCTCGCAAGTGCGAGcataaattgaaataatttgcaaataatttgctttttcattttactggactgatgggacCTGAATCTGatggtcatggtgctttcaagacaactgggttCTCTGAAAAAAACGAGGTCAAtgagtgatcttcaggtcggagttCTAGAAATATGTGTGAGTTTCCGACTTGGATGACCGCTCCAAACTATTTTTCCCATTCGGATCAATTTTTCcccccaagttcccagttgtcttgaacacacgGAAGTCAGAGATTTTCGAGttgccagttgttttgaacacggcattagtctcatcagaagggagggagagagcagcagagggttTGCCTCTCACTGTCCCTGCTCTTTCCTTTCTTTCCtctggtgagactgaccagagaggggacacagtcttccacctgatggcgaaactcgagtcgcacaacatctgcctcatgcacaaatgtatgttgttcctatgaccaaaGAACGTGAAATATTCCTCATTATGAATTCAAATAGACGCGGCGAGCTGCTAACAGTGAGAAAGACGCAGATATATCAATACACCTGGGTCCTCATTGTAGGGTGATTCTGTAACTACTTGCACTTCTATGTCCTCGGGGTAAATGTTTAGGATTTTATTTCAAAAATAAAATTTAAAGGTCATTTGTTTGTTAAGTTCACACTACAATCACCCCAGAATTTTTTAACACCTCTATCAACTTCTTTTGCTACTTTTATACCTCGAATATCACGGTTTTGCCCTTGTCCCCGACCCAGGCTTTTGAGCTTCTGCTATGTTTTTCTATGAGAAAGCATAAATAATTACACATTATGTTATCTACTAGAAAAAAATAGTAAATGAAATTAAATCTATGTCAATATTTGTGAGTATGccctttattgtttttttttacacCAAATATACCTATCTTTTGGTAGTGGTGACATTTCCATCAGAGGACAAATTCCTCATGAATAAAGTTTATTCAAGAGAATGTGAATTTAGTTACCATGGAAACTTATTGTGACACTGAAGCACATGGCTGCAGCGAACAGTTGTTCCAGATGTGATGTCCAGAAGTTGAAGAAAAATATGTCAGTCATTTCCAAACAGGCTACAATTTCTTTAATTTGTGGTAGAATTTTGTAagaatgtgtatatttatatatttggTGTAAACTATATCCTAGTTGTAATACTAGCCAAAGCATGCTGAACAGCCTGTAATTTTTTCTCCAAAAACTAGAAGCCTTATTTCCATCAGTAATTTCCATCAAACTTAACTGTGGTGGAAATAAATGACAGAATGTGGTGGAAATGACACATTCTTTCTGTTATTAGTTTTTACTTTAGGCTTATTTAATcatattttaaattattttaatcTAGAAAATGCTCCAAGGTGTGCACAAGTTGAAAACTAAGTAGTATTTCTCTTTGTTTTTAGAAGATGCCACATAAAACAGCACAGAGGTCACAGACATACTGtagaaacaaaataaaaaatgatcCTATACGATTCCAGGAACATCTGCAAAAAGACAGGAAGAGATACTggaagaaaaaaagagaagggAGAAGTGAAATCTATCTCTGAGTTACAAAGTGAGAACAAAAAAGCAAGAGAAGGCAATGGAAATGCAACCAACGGAATAGAAGACAGACTTTAAAGAGAACAGTTGCAATGGAGACCTACCTATCAGGCAACACACCACCTCACTCACCAGATGACTTGCAGCCAGAGGACAATATACCTGCCCCTAACTTACCTGCCGCTAATGCACTGCATGATACCCCTTCCTCATAGTCTGCAACAGGACTGAGAAGTTGAATACTTGCTGGAAGGGAAAAGGTTGGAAGAGGTCGCTCAAAAACATACAGAGATCTTTGCATGACAAATGTCAAACTTGATAATGCTTTACGGAAAGCTGAGAAATACAAAAAAGGTATGATTGACTGAAAATGGAGAGAAGATTCCCCAAAGACAAAACAGCAAATGAAGGGAACCCCCCCGAAAGACTTAAGGATTTTATTGTTTCAAAATGCCTTCATTGCAGAGTTAAAGCAAAAGTAGCAAAACATGTGCAGTGCCAAGGACAAACAAGTGGCTTCGAAAATGTTCAGAGGCAACATCCTGAGAAAGTATGGCCCggtaaaatcaaaatcaaatcaaatgtatttatatagcccttcttacatcagctgatatatcaaagtgctgtacagaaacccagcctaaaaccccaaacagcaagcaatgcaggtgtagaagcacggtggctaggaaaaactccctagaaaggccaaaacctaggaagaaacctagagaggaaccaggctatgaggggtggccagtcctcttctggctgtgccgggtggagattataaaagaGTCCAAAGTCAAAGCCACAAACTGAGAATTTGGATTTTCAGCAAAAGCAATGAGGGCAAAATGAAAACAGGCCAACAAGTATTCGATACTACAGGAAAAAATTGTGTAACAGAATTAGCACAGCCACAGAAGAGAAAATCACTAGATTATATGAATGCGATTTCAACAGCAGAGCAACAACAGGGGAAAAGGACACACTAACGAGGAACAAGAAGAAAAAGCAGAAGTGTTTCTTGAACGGCACAATTCAGAACCTTTATCAGAAGTTTAAGAGGGAATATTCAGAGATCCAAATGTCCTACTATGAATTCTGCAAATGCATCCTGTTTGGGTTGTCAAGACAACAGTCCAGGACAGGGACACACGCCTCTGCAAACCCAGAGGAACCTCCAGTTCATGACAGAAAACTACAACATCACAAAGTGATCAGCTGCAGCAACATTGAGAACCTTATTGAGTCTTTGTGCTGTGAGGAACTGAAGAAAGAGTGCATGTATAGCGAGTGCTCCCTTTGCCAAGCAAAAGAGCTTAAACATCTGACTTTGACGCTGGTGAGCAGACATGGTGGTTTGAGTGGAAAAACaaagctgaagagagagagagagaagaaaaacaaaGAGGGAAACATGGAGAAGTTCACTGTACATTTGACAGTAAAAGAAAAGGTGTGTGGCACACTGCAGATTCTACTGGAGGACTTCTCCAAGGTATTGAAAGAGAAGTTGGGGAAACACATGTACAACATTTGACACCAATACTCCAAGCTGAGAGAATTAAAAGAGAATCTGTGGAAAAGAGGAGATCATAGTGCATATTGACTTTGCAGAGAACTACCTGTGTAAATACGCCAGTGAAATACAGGCAGTTCACTTTGATGATTCTCACAAGCAGGTGACCCTCCACACCCATGTTGGATATACCACAAATTATACAGTTTCAGTTTGCTCACTGAGCTCTTCTATGACCCCTCTGCTATCTGGGCCCATCTCTCAAAAACACAGGCCTACTTCCTTGAGCTCTGCCCATCGGCTACTTTTGGAATCTTTGTCTTATATTAATTAAACGTCTAACAGTGGTTGTTGTTTAAAATGTTTGCAATAAAATATTGTTttcatctttttttctttttttacaaaaGATGTCATTTCCACCACACCCATATTTGAGGTAAATGAGTATACTATGTATAATTTACATTGAATGATTTGTTTTAGATATGGAAATCATATGGTTGTTATCATAAAAAGGTTGGGTGGAAATATTTAATTTTTCATGATACATAAATGTTTTCAGAAGTCACAAAGGCAAGTTTATAGATTCAGGGGTCGGGTTGAATTATTATTAGGAAAACCTTAaatcaattaattaattaatgtaCAAATGTGTTATTAATAAATTGTATGATTTCATTTTCAACTAAAATGGATGTTTATTGACATGATGGAAATGACATTGTCTACGCCTAATTTCTGACAGTTTGCAGAGCCCAAATGCCCGAAGTTGCAGAATCCCTCAGTAGGGTGACTGGCGTttttatgttttgtaatagtgttcaataaaaacagtgttgaatAAACGTAGACATGAACTcgctcataaaaacagcagctctttgctgtattctttgacagtctctctcgGCATGGTTTAAACACTAAAAGAAGCGCAAGCCTTTATTTCGATGAtcaactaggaatgccttgaagattgactaggaatgccttgaagatcgaccggttggtgaccactgagcTAGAGAAAGGTGAGAGAAAAGAGTAGCGGGGGAGATTAGCAGAAATTGAGGAGGTTCGGGAGAGGAGTTTTGGAGAATGAATGGGGGAAGGGAGGGACATTTAAAGAGTGGCGTGAGGATGAGGGAAGAGAGTACCTTGCGCTGGGAATACAGGTGGTGTTTGACAAGCTACTGTACTGTGTTTTGCCGACTCTTTAGAAATATATTCGtacaacaaaacaaataaaaccTACAAACGAACTAAATT
Coding sequences:
- the LOC139554532 gene encoding prolyl endopeptidase-like isoform X1, producing MTFKYPAARRDESTVDDYHGVKICDLYAWLEDPDSEETKAFVEEQNELSMPFLEQCAVRPQFHQRLTELYDYPKYSCPYKRGNRYFYSHNQGLQNQDALYVQDSLDGPATVFFDPNTLSADGTVALKMGRLSEECEYFAYGLSSGGSDWVTVYFLKADDLVTLPDVLDRVKFSCLAWTHDARGVFYNCYPRQDGKADGTETTSNLNQKLYYHVIGTNQSEDILVAEFPDHPKWHSGVTVSDDGRYAVLNITEGCEPVNQLWYCDLEKLLNGITGLLPWVKLVDNFEAQYSYITNEGSVFTFRTNLDAPRYCLINIDLEKPNKEHWRTLLPQHDKDVLGSVACVNQLHLLVNYVHDVKDILQLYELSTGGLVRDLPLDVGTVVGLSCKKKHSDFFYKFTSFTTPGVIYHCDLSQASPEPTVFRQVDVKGIQQEDYETNQVFYPSKDGTKIPMFLVHARGLKKDGSHPVFLYGYGGFEHSIQPYYKVPYLLFVRHLGGILAVANIRGGGEYGQTWHKGGALGNKQNCFDDFRCAAEYLIQENYTTASRIAINGASNGGLLVAACVNQCPDLFGCAVAKVGVMDMLKFHKFTIGHAWTTDYGCADHPEQFKWLIKYSPLHNLPPPPHIGAAYPAMLLLTGDHDDRVVPLHTLKYCATLQHGVGNSPGQAQPLMVRVDTRSGHGAGKPTTKAILEDTHIFSFIAQTLGLSWRE
- the LOC139554532 gene encoding prolyl endopeptidase-like isoform X2, with product MGRLSEECEYFAYGLSSGGSDWVTVYFLKADDLVTLPDVLDRVKFSCLAWTHDARGVFYNCYPRQDGKADGTETTSNLNQKLYYHVIGTNQSEDILVAEFPDHPKWHSGVTVSDDGRYAVLNITEGCEPVNQLWYCDLEKLLNGITGLLPWVKLVDNFEAQYSYITNEGSVFTFRTNLDAPRYCLINIDLEKPNKEHWRTLLPQHDKDVLGSVACVNQLHLLVNYVHDVKDILQLYELSTGGLVRDLPLDVGTVVGLSCKKKHSDFFYKFTSFTTPGVIYHCDLSQASPEPTVFRQVDVKGIQQEDYETNQVFYPSKDGTKIPMFLVHARGLKKDGSHPVFLYGYGGFEHSIQPYYKVPYLLFVRHLGGILAVANIRGGGEYGQTWHKGGALGNKQNCFDDFRCAAEYLIQENYTTASRIAINGASNGGLLVAACVNQCPDLFGCAVAKVGVMDMLKFHKFTIGHAWTTDYGCADHPEQFKWLIKYSPLHNLPPPPHIGAAYPAMLLLTGDHDDRVVPLHTLKYCATLQHGVGNSPGQAQPLMVRVDTRSGHGAGKPTTKAILEDTHIFSFIAQTLGLSWRE